The Spirosoma foliorum genome has a window encoding:
- a CDS encoding ABC transporter ATP-binding protein, which produces MNMTPIIQLHDLYKSYGSTPVLKGINLSVSAGQVVGYIGPNGAGKSTTIKILIGMLPDYTGEATILGMDVKTNSLDIKRRIGYVPENAALYDTLTPMEYLQFIGQLYGLETAQIEYKALELLRLFQLNEYTNARMTTFSKGMRQKVLLISGLLHNPDVIFLDEPLSGLDANTVVLVKEIIRQLANSGKTVFYSSHIMDVVEKISDRIIIINQGQIIADGTFAELQHQRPESLEQLFAELTGSEGQTGIAEEFIHTLKN; this is translated from the coding sequence ATGAATATGACGCCAATCATCCAACTCCACGACCTTTATAAATCCTACGGATCAACGCCCGTTCTGAAAGGCATTAACCTGAGTGTATCGGCCGGGCAAGTAGTGGGTTATATCGGTCCTAATGGTGCCGGGAAATCTACAACCATTAAAATCCTGATCGGCATGCTGCCCGACTACACAGGCGAAGCAACCATATTAGGCATGGATGTGAAAACGAACTCGCTGGATATCAAACGCCGAATTGGCTATGTCCCTGAAAACGCAGCGCTGTATGACACCCTTACGCCCATGGAATACCTACAATTCATTGGGCAATTGTATGGGTTAGAAACCGCACAAATTGAATATAAGGCTCTTGAATTGCTTCGCCTGTTCCAGCTCAATGAGTACACAAATGCCCGCATGACGACCTTCTCGAAAGGGATGCGTCAGAAAGTGTTGCTCATTTCGGGGCTTCTTCATAATCCAGATGTCATTTTTCTGGATGAACCCCTGTCGGGTTTAGATGCCAATACAGTTGTACTGGTTAAAGAAATTATTCGGCAGCTCGCGAACAGTGGTAAAACGGTTTTCTACAGTTCGCATATTATGGACGTAGTGGAAAAGATTTCGGATCGCATTATTATTATCAATCAGGGGCAGATTATTGCCGATGGCACCTTTGCCGAATTGCAGCACCAGCGCCCCGAATCACTTGAACAGCTCTTT
- a CDS encoding aspartate-semialdehyde dehydrogenase, which translates to MKIAVVGATGLVGGEILKVLAERNFPVSELLPVASERSVGKQVEFKGKPYTVVSFEDAIAAKPAIAIFSAGGGTSLALAPKFAEAGIVVVDNSSAWRMDPTKKLVVPEVNADTLTPEDKIIANPNCSTIQMVVALKPLHDRYKIKRVVVSTYQSVTGTGKAAVDQLFAERAGNTDVAKVYPHPIDLNVLPHIDVFLDNGYTKEEMKMVNETKKIMGDDSIQVTATTVRIPTIGGHSEAVNIEFENEFELSDIVSILSNTEGVIVQDDPANKIYPMPLTAHGKDEVFVGRIRRDESQPKTLNMWIVADNLRKGAATNAVQIAEYLLKHNLVEADAVTA; encoded by the coding sequence ATGAAAATCGCAGTCGTTGGCGCCACAGGCCTGGTCGGTGGCGAAATCCTGAAGGTTCTGGCAGAACGGAACTTCCCTGTATCTGAACTTCTTCCCGTCGCTTCTGAGCGTTCGGTTGGTAAACAGGTTGAGTTTAAGGGTAAACCGTACACAGTCGTAAGCTTCGAAGATGCTATTGCTGCCAAACCTGCCATTGCGATTTTTTCGGCGGGTGGTGGTACCTCGTTAGCCCTGGCCCCTAAGTTTGCCGAAGCCGGTATTGTTGTTGTCGACAACTCGTCGGCCTGGCGTATGGACCCAACCAAAAAGCTGGTTGTACCTGAAGTAAACGCCGATACGCTGACTCCTGAAGACAAAATCATCGCGAACCCAAACTGCTCGACCATCCAGATGGTGGTGGCGCTGAAACCACTACACGATCGGTATAAAATCAAACGTGTTGTTGTGTCAACTTATCAGTCGGTAACCGGAACGGGTAAAGCAGCCGTTGACCAGCTTTTCGCCGAACGTGCAGGCAATACAGATGTAGCGAAAGTTTACCCACACCCAATTGACTTGAACGTATTGCCCCACATCGACGTCTTCCTCGACAATGGTTATACCAAAGAGGAAATGAAGATGGTGAACGAGACCAAAAAAATCATGGGCGACGATTCGATTCAGGTAACGGCCACTACGGTTCGGATTCCAACCATCGGTGGCCACTCGGAAGCGGTGAATATCGAGTTCGAAAATGAATTTGAGTTAAGCGATATCGTTTCGATTCTGAGCAACACCGAAGGTGTTATTGTTCAGGATGACCCAGCCAATAAAATCTACCCAATGCCTTTAACAGCGCACGGGAAAGATGAAGTATTCGTTGGCCGTATCCGTCGTGATGAAAGTCAGCCAAAAACGCTGAACATGTGGATCGTAGCCGATAACCTACGCAAAGGAGCGGCTACCAACGCGGTTCAGATTGCGGAATACCTGTTAAAACATAATCTGGTTGAAGCTGATGCTGTAACAGCTTAA